The proteins below come from a single Stomoxys calcitrans chromosome 1, idStoCalc2.1, whole genome shotgun sequence genomic window:
- the LOC131998502 gene encoding uncharacterized protein LOC131998502 → MDGSLDATFSVVEIENISSIEGRKSAKLAHKCMEVYNKLEPGMNFSNPDMTMGNSSINPINTTYTINGAVAEPLNFVNKNLTKIGNDSTAKTTSSVGETLVSEYQPGSLLLDSKSLDISTKPIKPIKDPININNLLLKNPNLKSKQHFCIFCSKLQSKLARHFFLKHKSEKQIKRAMTMPKKSFERLQILEELRKEGDFVHNIMSSKNSGILITTRQKLKSGETAEDYTCCKKCKGVYKIVNIRKRLKKCCGSENKGNRKNLIEGRQLTQYIHPAASDLLKLEIFPVLNNDNLVKEIRYDELIIKFGNKLEEKLVPHHQHDQVRANMRLLGRFVIQMKKISPDVKELKDIYKSYLYDNVVLALRNTAKWNMHTGFATPSVVSSLSTLIKKCGHTQKSEFVKSQNSDLKEQLKDFMILWEEDTPIQINCRAILDQQKLERLKHVTLPRKNDITKMNSYLSTKMRNALRVLFTKYSYYEWRTLVQTSLVYIQIFNRRRAGEPERLLIENYKLKNSICDSDMTEDLAKTMSKESMDYAKRFVRVSLIGKLDRGVSVLSDELCQRAIETILKYRKKAGIKKNPYIFSRKVKSNLEKNIIGLVR, encoded by the coding sequence ATGGATGGAAGCTTAGATGCTACATTCTCTGTTGTAGAAATCGAAAACATTTCCAGCATCGAAGGAAGAAAATCGGCTAAATTGGCACACAAGTGTATGGAGGTCTATAATAAATTAGAACCAGGAATGAATTTTAGCAATCCAGATATGACTATGGGCAATAGTTCAATCAATCCAATAAATACTACTTACACCATCAACGGAGCAGTAGCAGAAccattaaattttgtaaataaaaatctTACGAAAATCGGTAACGACTCAACGGCTAAAACAACAAGCTCTGTTGGAGAAACCTTAGTATCGGAATATCAACCTGGTTCGCTGCTTCTTGATTCAAAATCTTTGGATATTTCAACCAAACCAATAAAACCAATAAAAGATCCCATAAACATAAACAATTTATTGTTGAAAAATCCCAATCTGAAGTcaaaacaacatttttgcattttttgtagtAAGTTGCAATCTAAACTCGCAAGGCATTTTTTCTTGAAACACAAAtcggaaaaacaaataaaacgagCAATGACAATGCCAAAGAAGAGTTTCGAACGTTTGCAGATATTAGAGGAACTTCGCAAAGAGGGAGACTTTGTCCACAACATAATGAGCAGCAAAAACTCTGGAATTTTAATAACTACGCGACAAAAACTTAAATCTGGTGAAACTGCGGAGGATTACACTTGTTGCAAGAAATGTAAAGGCGTTTACAAAATAGTAAATATTCGTAAGCGTCTGAAGAAATGTTGTGGTTCCGAAAATAAAGGGAATAGAAAGAATCTAATTGAGGGACGTCAACTTACGCAATATATTCACCCAGCTGCAAGCGATTtattaaaattagaaatttttccGGTTCTTAACAACGACAATCTGGTAAAGGAGATTCGGTATGATGAATTGATAATAAAGTTCGGAAATAAATTAGAGGAAAAACTTGTACCACATCATCAACATGACCAAGTAAGGGCCAACATGAGACTTTTGGGGCGATTTgtaattcaaatgaaaaaaatatcaccGGACGTTAAAGAACTTAAAGACATATATAAATCATATCTCTACGACAATGTTGTTTTAGCTTTGAGAAATACAGCAAAATGGAATATGCACACCGGTTTTGCTACCCCTTCGGTAGTATCAAGTCTTTCAACCCTAATAAAAAAGTGTGGACATACACAGAAATCCGAATTTGTAAAATCTCAGAACTCTGATTTAAAAGAGCAGCTCAAGGACTTTATGATTCTTTGGGAGGAGGACACTCCAATACAGATCAATTGTAGAGCAATATTGGATCAACAAAAATTGGAAAGATTGAAACATGTAACCCTACCCAGGAAAAACGACATAACAAAGATGAACTCTTATTTAAGCACAAAAATGAGAAATGCGTTGAGAGTCTTATTTACAAAGTATAGCTATTATGAATGGAGAACATTAGTTCAGACCTCTTTggtatatatacaaatatttaatcGAAGAAGAGCTGGAGAGCCCGAAAGATTGTTGATAGAAAATTATAAATTGAAAAACAGTATCTGTGATTCTGACATGACGGAAGATTTAGCTAAAACTATGTCAAAAGAATCAATGGATTATGCTAAAAGATTCGTAAGAGTAAGTTTAATTGGCAAACTGGATAGAGGGGTAAGCGTTTTGTCCGACGAATTATGTCAAAGGGCCATTGAGACCATATTGAAATATCGCAAAAAAGCTGgaataaagaaaaatccatACATTTTTTCCCGAAAAGTTAAAtccaatttggaaaaaaatattataggGCTTGTCCGTTGA